A region of the Centropristis striata isolate RG_2023a ecotype Rhode Island chromosome 20, C.striata_1.0, whole genome shotgun sequence genome:
CCTGAAATCCAGTggcagttttactgtgggggccaagcaggggccagtgtttaatcagagagacacattaaaaaacgccaaagatgatatttaagcattcaaacccttttattttaggttatttaaaaatctaatttaagtatatttggaagatacaaatacattgattgaaacaatgagacttaccaacaataacaactatttttgtacgacagacatttctcatttttgtgcacaattattttttttattttaaaagtgcagtacagtagaaatgatctttttttatatatacacaagcttttattgcacaattcaactatcatacaatgtacacattctgggttcattttgtgtacaatgagatattgtttgaacaaaaaaataggtaagaattgttccgtcattcatcgttataaattgatcattttattattaatttgacacaggggccacagcaggggccaagggcttcttcacaggggcagtggcccctgtaggcccctgtgtagaaccgccactgctgaaaTCCTCAACCGCTCATCACCATCCGGACAAGTTCTTCAAAGTTAACGAAGTCATTGGCATCCTCATGTCCTGCTAAAAGagtctccacctcctcctccatcagttTTTTCACCTAGTGAAGTGAGAACATGAGGCAGCTCTGCTCACCGATCACCGTGCCGTTTCCCTCCTTGTCAAGGACAAGCAAACCCTCCACGATGTCCTCACAGGAGCCCTGGTCCTTGTTCTTAGCGATGGCCTAGAGCATGGGCAGGAACTGTTCAAAATGCTGTTCATCTCTTCTAACTTGGGGTTTCTTGACATCCTGACACTGGCGGAAGGGGATCTTCTTctgagtggttgcaaagaccAGAAAagagctatataagtgcagtcaaTTTACCATATTGAAAGGCTGACTGCGTTCTTTTCCAGGTTTTTGAAACAGAACCGCCGACTAAGCCTTTGCAGAAAGCGGCCACGTAGGCTGCTACAATAAGCTCATCTATAAGGTCATGAATAATGTGAATGCTACCACTAGCTAAGACAACAGCTGTGCTAAGTTTGGAAAGCACAACACAGGATGTAGCGACGTGGACTCCATGTTAGATAGAATCTAAAAATCCCACAATAACACTCACTCATGGTCGAGGTAGCAGCAAATATGACCAGCAACTCTTGTGTTCTCTCAGGTgaaattgcttgtttttgtcaatggagtctgggtTCCCCACAGCAGCTTTATCCCTTCTGCATTCACAATGAACATGAGCTTCAGCAATCACAACTGCATACACATatctaaaataatgtaaaaacaagttCAGGACAATGTTCTCCATTACACACTAGTGCAATGTGGTTGCCGCCAAAATTATGTTATATCTCGGTTAAAACTCTTACAAATCATTATATAGCATTACATCTCGAGAGCATCGGTTAGCACAATTTATATACACACTTATTCAATCAGTAGTCTAAAATATCATACTATTCACAGAGCTCTCCCAAAGTCTGCTTACCTCCAGCAGAGAAGGTCTAGCTCTGAAGTAAGGGTAGCCAAAAAGCCCAATACATGTGTAAAGGTGAAAGTAAATATGCATGCATTGGTGCAGCCTCAAACTACATTAAATGCCATTGTAGTGGCATGATAATAAAAATTTTGGGATAATTCACTTAACCTGAGTAAGGACATTTTCAACTCTGTTACatacaacagatttttttaaggtGTCCCTTattttaggtggttaaaatacatttttgctgcAGCCCCCACCCACACTcttcaaagtcaccagactcctttgataaAAACATTGATATCTCGCAGAAAACTAAAGTTTTTGGTCCACCGCTGCCttgatctgtttgtttgttattgtgtgactctTAGTCTTGGATCCTAGCTTGGTTTCAGTGAAGTCACCCTGCTTCTCTGAACTGGGAACATACCACCCACCATCAGTCACATACTGGCTTTGGAGAAGTATATATATGTAGCAACATCATCGTCCAGAGACCTACATCAGGTCACATGGGAGAAGTTTTTAGCGGAGTTTGGAAAAATAGCATTTTGAGACTATGTACTTCAACCCAATGGTGAGTGTTTGGATTTAACTACATAAGAATCACTCCTGGGAATATTAGACACACATATAATACAGAATAAAACCTAAAGAAATAGGCTGAATTTCAACACTCAAACATGAGATATTTTGCTgaaacaattttgaggtacttgtactttacttgagtatttccattttattttaactttatactttatttccattttttataactttatagttctacttcactaaattttgaggaaaatattgaactttttattccactacatttagctgacagtttcagttacatttcaggtcgagatttaacattaaaaaaacatgatcaatttaaaaatattagacattgtttaaattaaacctcataacagtatattaagtaggttaaatgagccctaccttgagtgaattcaaacactgcttacataaatgcatcaataagatctatctatctatctatctatctatctatctatctatctatctatctatctatctatctatctatctatctatctatctatctatctatgtataaTACTAATCCAAtactatatttggaatatataaaacaatctgagtgggtccattctgcatgacgagtccttttacatttgatattttaagtacattttgatgctgatactttggtacttttacttcagtaagttttggatGTAgaatttttacttgtagtggagtaatttactagtgtggtattagtacttttactgaagtaagagatctgaattcTTCTTCCACCACGAAACATAAGTATATTATTGCGTTGATCATGGTTCTTTACCCTGTCATGTAATGCCATCTTGTTCACAGTTCAGGGTCCTGGCTTGAGGGTGTTAAGCGGTTGTGGGGGGTAAGAGTGATAAACCATTGTTGGGGTCTGTCCAGTGATCAGAGTATCATTACATGAGGATTAGTGGGTGGATCATCCAGGAGGTTACACTAAAGACAGCTGTGGTGTGTAGGGTGGTCCTGGGAAC
Encoded here:
- the LOC131993874 gene encoding myosin light polypeptide 6-like, with the translated sequence MRRVMQAFARAFVPSPSPAAIAADGDGEEAEEIQEISGGSTQGPPGAPAIAKNKDQGSCEDIVEGLLVLDKEGNGTVKKLMEEEVETLLAGHEDANDFVNFEELVRMVMSG